The following is a genomic window from Salarias fasciatus chromosome 10, fSalaFa1.1, whole genome shotgun sequence.
GTGGGGATCGAACTGCCAACCTTCTGGTTATGAGACGACTTGCTGTACCAACTGATCCACTGTTGCCCCATTACAAAATCCTTGATCAAACCGGAATCATTGATCAATCAACAACGCCACAAATGACTAATTTACTAAAAATGGGTTAATCACAGAAAATGAACTGAGAGAAGTTTGaattataaattaaataaacttgtcatttattaattaataaCTCCGAGGCACTTGATTATTTCTTTTGTGGTGTAATATGACTTTGATAAGATGCAGTTTAATaggttataataataataatgataatgataattagaataataataatactaatactaatactactactactactactactactactaataataataataataataataataataatcagctTTACTTATATAGCACCTTAATAGAACAGCAAGTCACACGGTGCTTTATAAAAGCATAAAACAAcaaggaataaaaacaaagcagaaatcaactgaaacaaaaagagataAACAACAAATCACACAAAAGCAAGTTTAAAAAGATGGgtcttgagctgctttttaaaagtgtcaacagtgTCCGCTGTTCTTAGCTTTGGTCAGAGGGAGTTCCACAGAGTGGGTCCCACAACCTCAAACGCACCATCTCCTTTAGTTTTCAGCCTTGAACGAGGAGCTACCAGCAGGCCCTGATCggaggacctcagggacctGCTGGGGACATAAAGCTGTAGCAGATCTCTGATGTAGGCCGGTGCCTGACCATGCAGAGCTCTGTAAGTCACCACAAGGACTTTAAATTGTATCTAGAATttaatggggagccagtgaagagcaATTAAAATTGGAGTCACATGGGAcctcctggaggtcctggtcaGCAGTCTGGCAGCGGCGTTTTGGACCACCTGCAGGCGATCCAGAGACGCTTTGCTGAGGCAGGTAATCCAGACGTGATAATACAAACACATGGATTAACATCTCCATCTCAGCTTGGGACACGATGGGACTGAGTTTGGCTGTGTTCCTCAACATGAAAAAGCAAGAGCGAATCAGATGTTTCACAtgttgatccagagtcagagcctGCTCCACAGTGACACCCAGGACTTTAACGGAAGGTTTAACCATGGAGGTATGGAAACATAAACCATCTTTGATCCTAGGGACAAGACTTGGAGGAGCAGAGATGAGAAATTCAGTTTTGTCAGAATTTAGCTGCAAAAGGTGATTAGCCATCCAGTTTTTTATCGCTGTCACACAGTCACTTAGGACTGATAGTGAGGAAAGGTTGTGGGGagtaaaggaaaaacaaagctgaatatcatcagcatagcaatgaTAAGAGATACCTTTGAactgatttattattttccCAAGAGGAAGCGAGTACAAGGCAAATAGAACTGGACCAAGGACTGAACCTTGGGGCACACCACATCGGAGGGGTTCAGCTCTGATTATCACTGGGTAATGCAGGAATCCTTTTGTAGATTTGAAAGAGCTGCCACTCCAGCTCCTGTTAAAGCTCCAGATACAACTCCTACTGGACCACCAGACATTCCAAAATATGCTCCAGTAGTCATGCAAGCAAAAATGGTCCTCTTATCACTCTCAGCCTGTCTTCTAGCTTCTCCCTGCATTATTTGAGGGTCTTCTCTGATAATTTTCAAGATGATCTCTCTGATGGCTCTCTCAACTTCCTCCAGCATCTCGTTGGTAAAGCATCCTCCTCCATTCCTCTGAACCATCAGGTGGATCTTCTTCAGCAGCTCTCTGACTTGTTCTGGATCTTTCTCCCTGTTGTTGAAGACATGATATCCTCCATGACACTGACGGACGAAGTTACGAAGATTTGGATTTTCACTGATGAAGGTTTCAATGGACTTTCCTTCAAACTCCAGATCATCTCCGTGGGTGAACAGGACCATGGTGTACTCTGATGCTTTTTCTCCAAACAGCCTCTGGATGAGTTTTACTGTCTGTTGTTCCTCTTTTGTGAATCTGCTGGGCTGGATCACCACCAGGAAGACATGAGGACCAGGAGCAGCCAGTGAGATGCATTTTGCTATCTCTCTCGTCGCCTCCTCTTCAGTCATCTTGGTGTCAAACAGACCAGGAGTATCGACCACAGCCAGACTCTGACCTTCAAACTTGGCTCTTTCCTTCTTGCACTCTGAGGTCACTGCAGCTGAAGACATCTGGGCGTCAAACACCTTCTTTCTCAACAGAGTGTTTCCTGTGGAACTTTTTCCAGCTCCAGTTTTTCCAACCAGAACCATCCTGAGTTCTGGAAGCTCCTTCCCTGTTGGAGaatcagataaaaacatgaattatGTTATCAGGAACAGTCTTTTATTCTCCTTTCATGCtttgttcattgttttccaTGATATGAATCATTTAATATGAGTCTTAATTGCTtgctttcatgtattttcagtttctttgtaAATCAGTGTGAAATATGTTGTGTCTGAATGTTGCTATTGAAATAAATTTGCCGAACCTAAACAGAGCTACTTCTAGAAGGAATATATGAGTGGGCAGTGAGAAATGAGAATGGAGCACATGGTGGAGGTGTGCAGGTGGGTTGGGGGTAATGTAACTGAATTGCACTTTGTTCTCCACCCTACGACCTGTCCAACATGGGTGTCCCACCTGAAGACTCAGCTTCTGCTGGTGGAGCTCTAAAGTCATATACAGTGTTCGATCTCAGGCCGATAAGTCTGGTAGTCCAAGTGTTCACGAGCAAAGCCCCAAGCCTGAGGCTGTATAAAGAGAGACAAAGCAACCTGGCTCCAAAATGAGGCAGTACCCGACGACAGcctacaaaacaaaacaaaaacttaaagTTGGTTAAAGGAATATTTCACTCAAGCAACGacttggcctcattttctactcaccttcatgctgagcaacactctggagcacttttttgatgtctcaaatgcagccggagatctggggggattttcgttgtcaacaaacttccatatAAAAGGGACCAatagagcccgaaagaaaaaggtccgtaaagtccacaaaacgtgcctattttccttcatactgctcgtccgctgtaatccaagtgtcctgagcgggtaacatccataattaattcgaaacaaggtcatttagtacatttttggAGCCGAAACAGTGCTCTC
Proteins encoded in this region:
- the LOC115395807 gene encoding GTPase IMAP family member 9-like isoform X1 is translated as MDSKIASLDCCRRVLPHFGARLLCLSLYSLRLGALLVNTWTTRLIGLRSNTVYDFRAPPAEAESSGKELPELRMVLVGKTGAGKSSTGNTLLRKKVFDAQMSSAAVTSECKKERAKFEGQSLAVVDTPGLFDTKMTEEEATREIAKCISLAAPGPHVFLVVIQPSRFTKEEQQTVKLIQRLFGEKASEYTMVLFTHGDDLEFEGKSIETFISENPNLRNFVRQCHGGYHVFNNREKDPEQVRELLKKIHLMVQRNGGGCFTNEMLEEVERAIREIILKIIREDPQIMQGEARRQAESDKRTIFACMTTGAYFGMSGGPVGVVSGALTGAGVAALSNLQKDSCITQ
- the LOC115395807 gene encoding GTPase IMAP family member 9-like isoform X2, with amino-acid sequence MDSKIASLDWKELPELRMVLVGKTGAGKSSTGNTLLRKKVFDAQMSSAAVTSECKKERAKFEGQSLAVVDTPGLFDTKMTEEEATREIAKCISLAAPGPHVFLVVIQPSRFTKEEQQTVKLIQRLFGEKASEYTMVLFTHGDDLEFEGKSIETFISENPNLRNFVRQCHGGYHVFNNREKDPEQVRELLKKIHLMVQRNGGGCFTNEMLEEVERAIREIILKIIREDPQIMQGEARRQAESDKRTIFACMTTGAYFGMSGGPVGVVSGALTGAGVAALSNLQKDSCITQ